From one Mycobacterium colombiense CECT 3035 genomic stretch:
- a CDS encoding ATP synthase subunit I, protein MTTPAQDAPLVFPSVAFRPVRLFVISVAITAVAVLAAGLSGHPMVGVFFGVGLLLGLLNAVLVRRSVESITAKDHPLKRSMAVNSASRLALMTILGLIIAYVFRPAGLGVLFGLAIFQVLLVASTALPVWKKLRAGDWAESSDAAEGGAVAGSEGTEGRNPTDA, encoded by the coding sequence GTGACGACACCAGCGCAGGACGCGCCGTTGGTGTTTCCCTCTGTTGCTTTCCGTCCGGTTCGGCTCTTCGTGATCAGCGTTGCCATCACGGCGGTGGCGGTGCTCGCCGCCGGACTGTCCGGACACCCGATGGTCGGAGTCTTCTTCGGCGTCGGGCTTCTCCTGGGTTTGCTCAACGCGGTGCTGGTGCGTCGCTCGGTTGAATCGATCACCGCCAAGGACCACCCGCTGAAACGGTCGATGGCGGTCAACTCGGCGTCCCGGCTGGCCCTCATGACCATCCTCGGGCTGATCATCGCCTACGTATTTCGGCCCGCCGGCCTCGGAGTCTTGTTCGGCTTGGCGATTTTCCAGGTCCTACTCGTCGCCTCGACAGCGCTTCCGGTGTGGAAGAAGCTGCGCGCCGGTGACTGGGCGGAGTCTTCGGACGCCGCCGAAGGCGGCGCGGTCGCAGGATCGGAAGGAACGGAAGGAAGGAACCCCACCGATGCCTGA
- the atpB gene encoding F0F1 ATP synthase subunit A → MPETTFLAEAAIEVGEHTHAKWLGMTVNTDTILATGIAAVIVLALAFFLRAKITSTGVPSGVQLFWEAITVQMRDQIESAVGMRIAPFVLPLAVTIFVFILISNWLSVLPLQYTDKSGHTTELLKSAAADINYVLALALFVFVCYHVAGIWRRGVVGHPLAVLKGHVAFLAPINLVEELAKPISLSLRLFGNIFAGGILVALIALFPPYIMWAPNAIWKAFDLFVGAIQAFIFSILTILYFSQAMEIEDHHD, encoded by the coding sequence ATGCCTGAGACGACGTTCCTGGCCGAGGCCGCGATCGAGGTCGGCGAGCACACCCACGCCAAGTGGCTGGGTATGACCGTCAACACCGACACGATCCTGGCGACCGGGATCGCTGCGGTGATCGTGCTGGCACTGGCCTTCTTCCTGCGCGCCAAGATCACCTCCACCGGGGTGCCCAGCGGCGTTCAGCTGTTCTGGGAAGCGATCACGGTTCAGATGCGCGACCAGATCGAGAGTGCGGTCGGCATGCGGATCGCGCCGTTCGTGTTGCCGCTGGCCGTCACCATCTTCGTGTTCATCCTGATCTCCAACTGGTTGTCGGTGCTGCCGCTGCAGTACACCGACAAGTCGGGGCACACCACCGAGCTGCTGAAGTCGGCGGCCGCGGACATCAATTACGTTCTGGCGCTGGCCCTCTTCGTGTTCGTCTGCTACCACGTGGCGGGAATCTGGCGCCGCGGCGTCGTCGGACACCCGCTGGCCGTCCTCAAAGGCCACGTGGCTTTCCTGGCGCCGATCAACCTGGTCGAAGAGCTCGCCAAGCCGATCTCGTTGTCTCTGCGACTCTTCGGCAACATCTTCGCCGGCGGCATCCTCGTGGCACTGATCGCGCTGTTCCCGCCGTACATCATGTGGGCGCCGAACGCGATCTGGAAGGCCTTCGACCTGTTCGTCGGGGCGATCCAGGCCTTC
- the prmC gene encoding peptide chain release factor N(5)-glutamine methyltransferase has product MNVVRRAIDDAAATLAKAGIDSARWDAEQLAAHVAGTDRGRLTLLDSPGEEFLGRYRDVVAARSQRVPLQHLVGTAAFGPVTLSVGPGVFIPRPETEALLEWAVAQQLAPRPLIVDVCTGSGALAVALAHHLPAARIIAIDNSDAALEYARRNARGTAIELLRADVTELACRPGLLGELDGRVDMVVANPPYVPDGAVLDPEVTQHDPHRAVFGGPDGLAVIAPLVSLAARWLRPDGLIGVEHDDTTSAQTAKLFERTGAFDDVQARADLTGRPRFVTARRKASTGECGAHE; this is encoded by the coding sequence ATGAACGTCGTGCGGCGCGCGATCGACGATGCTGCGGCCACGCTCGCCAAAGCGGGAATCGATTCCGCGCGTTGGGATGCCGAACAGCTGGCCGCCCATGTGGCGGGAACCGACCGCGGGCGCCTGACCCTGCTTGACTCGCCCGGCGAGGAGTTTCTCGGACGCTACCGCGACGTAGTGGCCGCGCGTTCGCAACGCGTGCCGTTGCAACATCTGGTGGGGACCGCGGCGTTCGGTCCCGTGACGCTGAGCGTCGGGCCGGGGGTCTTCATACCCCGTCCCGAGACCGAGGCCCTACTGGAATGGGCTGTCGCGCAACAACTTGCACCCCGGCCCCTAATCGTCGACGTGTGCACCGGTTCGGGGGCTTTGGCCGTGGCGCTGGCCCATCACCTGCCGGCCGCGCGGATCATCGCGATCGACAACTCCGACGCCGCGCTCGAGTATGCGCGCCGCAACGCGCGGGGCACCGCGATCGAGCTGCTGCGCGCCGATGTCACGGAGCTGGCGTGCCGGCCGGGGCTACTCGGCGAACTGGACGGACGGGTCGACATGGTCGTGGCCAATCCGCCATATGTTCCCGACGGTGCGGTGCTGGATCCCGAAGTCACGCAACATGATCCGCATCGGGCGGTCTTCGGCGGCCCGGACGGCTTGGCGGTGATCGCGCCCCTGGTGAGCCTCGCCGCTCGCTGGCTGCGCCCGGACGGGCTGATCGGCGTCGAGCACGACGACACCACCTCGGCGCAGACGGCGAAATTGTTCGAGCGCACGGGAGCGTTCGACGACGTCCAGGCCCGCGCGGACCTGACCGGCCGGCCGCGCTTCGTGACGGCCCGCAGGAAAGCGAGCACGGGGGAGTGCGGCGCTCATGAGTGA